From the genome of Streptomyces sp. NBC_01341, one region includes:
- a CDS encoding response regulator, with amino-acid sequence MVQKAKILLVDDRPENLLALEAILSALDQTLVRASSGEEALKALLTDDFAVILLDVQMPGMDGFETAAHIKRRERTRDIPIIFLTAINHGPHHTFRGYAAGAVDYISKPFDPWVLRAKVSVFVELYMKNCQLREQAALLRLQLEGGTHQGADEKEPAGLLAELSARLAAVEEQAEALSKQLDDDSADAAAVATAAHLERKLTGLRRALDALEPGTGGSTAALPTQS; translated from the coding sequence ATGGTGCAGAAGGCCAAGATCCTCCTGGTCGATGACCGGCCGGAGAATCTGCTGGCGCTGGAGGCCATCCTCTCTGCGCTCGATCAGACACTGGTGAGGGCATCGTCAGGGGAGGAAGCGCTCAAGGCGCTGCTCACGGACGATTTCGCGGTCATTCTGCTGGACGTGCAGATGCCGGGGATGGATGGATTCGAGACGGCCGCGCACATCAAGCGGCGGGAGCGGACCCGGGACATCCCGATCATCTTCCTGACGGCGATCAACCACGGTCCGCACCACACCTTCCGGGGATACGCGGCGGGTGCGGTGGACTACATCTCGAAGCCGTTCGACCCCTGGGTGCTCCGCGCCAAGGTCTCGGTCTTCGTCGAGCTCTACATGAAGAACTGCCAGCTGCGCGAGCAGGCGGCGCTGCTGAGGCTCCAGCTCGAAGGCGGCACGCATCAGGGCGCCGACGAGAAGGAACCGGCCGGCCTCCTCGCCGAGCTCTCGGCGCGGCTCGCCGCCGTAGAGGAGCAGGCCGAGGCGCTCTCCAAGCAGTTGGACGACGATTCGGCCGACGCCGCCGCCGTGGCGACGGCGGCCCATCTGGAGCGCAAGCTCACCGGGCTGCGCCGCGCGCTGGACGCTCTCGAGCCGGGCACGGGCGGGTCCACGGCCGCACTGCCCACCCAGAGCTGA